In Aedes albopictus strain Foshan chromosome 3, AalbF5, whole genome shotgun sequence, the genomic window AGACTCATTTTTCCAACAGTTTACCGTGAGCTGAAGAATTTGCTTTAGTCCAGCACAGCCGGTGTGCAGAGAAAAAACAAAAATGTGCAAGTCGCTTTGTCTGACAGCAAcacaaaatcaaaacattttggtgATCATTGATGATGGCTGTGCAGCCTTCGATGATGTACTAAAAGGGATTTACCTTGGTTGGTATATTAAATTGTCCAAAATAAATTAGGCTTTTAGACATTTTACTTCTGtgcactttttgagtttcattttggccccatatcaactgtaaaaagaatcagctcgatcggagaaactatatttaagCGCcagctattttaagttttcaaacgatttactatggagaaaatcattttttcaaagaaaaatcgccacagaatGCCCCTTACCCTTAAAAATAAATCAGTgattgatttctgttggaaattttacgaggaaccaaccctccgaagaccgcaaagtgatctaagacatgtggaaaaagttattgactgaaaaccaaaTAGCATGTCAACGCTGTTTAGCGTGTAAGGAATAACGAtaatttttccacgaacgtcgcatcggtttgcggtcttcagaggtctgattcctcgtaaagTTTTCTAAATCATtgcggaccccccccccccccttaaagcgtgacgtaatttatggttgCTTCCTAATTATTAATAAATATATATAAATGGTTACAGATAAacataccgtcaaatggggtaacttgcaacacttttcgactttgaagcaatatcattgaaaatctaaacattttaaacatcctgtaaagcatcgtgtacgctaattaccccgagtagaatactatgcagcacttgatttATCAAAATACATTGCCACTCAATtacgaggtgcgaaatacatgcttgttgcaagtttccccttctgtggggtaacttgcaacacaggacatgaagctaagttagctatcattatacACCACTAATATTCTAGtacttagtcgtattgtaaatttttgatgtaatgcatggaaaatgcattgaaaacatgtacactaaccaattgacatataatttttcatgaaagggttgatagccattgcaagcgagagtatatcgtttaacaacaggtctaACGTCccttaaatataaaatatatatggatctcgtgactcagtattcgttacaaaatgtcaacaaggaTTATTTATCATTTCTTGAAAATGTAGAGTGAGccatctttaagtagttttcagtttgaagtggtgtttggagatttcagctaaaataacacGGTTGAAACAAACCTATTCAACTTTGTAAATATTCaaatcgctaatttgggtattcagCTGAAAATATTTACTCtgtctaggttcagaattgatgttggtgattgttttaaagcGTCCATAAAGTAAATTGAACTTTTATCaagatgaaacatgaataaaacatcaaaatattgtatttcctaacaatgttggaCGGTCACGtgcaagaatgaaaaaaaaaatgagttgtcatttgaaaatgaacgcgttacgtaatcaataaataatccatttcggttatttttgtcaaaattatcgtAGAGGTAAATAATTGAAGATTTTGTCAAAtgcaactgttgcaagttaccccaaaatggttGTCGAATATTATAATGATTTTtaacattacttagtcgataagtttatcaaacttttatgcTTTACCTAAGCTTACTATGaagtaccctaactgcaagcaaggttatcagacttatcgcacttaccgttGGGGAGAGgtgaagcacgattttcatacttgtttttatggcataaaatgagcaaaccgttttaacagtgtaactAAACAATGAACAAAGAAATAAAACTAATTTTTCCActgaatcgatctttgatactcaTATTCTCTATAAACGAAATAGAAGGGCAtactattttttattattattagaaaatacttcacatttactgtatgtcatcgtgttgcaagttacaccgctgttgcaagtaacccagTTTGACGGTACCTTCAAAAGGGCATTGAGCGACGATCTGTTTCGAAATTGTACTAAATCGAGCTTATGCGAAGTGGGTTTATGCCAAACCTGCCAAACACGATTGTTACTTCTATCAAGCCATACaatcattagtcctgttcaacgacgtaggttgaacttgctcgaactccCGCTCTTTCCCGTTCGTTGACAAACGGGTAAGagaaggatgcagcaacttcgagcaagttcaacccagagaaaataggtagagaagcgaagagtgaacagccgtctgaacggcaacactttttctgttttgatttcgtaaCTCGGATGTTTGCAACTaccgaaaaacagattaatccacctatcgagggtagtgtctttctcgtatactgcattagaaaatgatttatgctgttgatttattaacaagaaatcatctaaaatgtataccaaaaaggatcaattttcgtcaatttaaggaatcaatgttatttacagtaatatccttgatatttaaaaatattggtaaaaatatgtttcgaatgatcgcaatacttatcatgaattatgcgacaatcgtcaaggtttgttgattttgttcgataggataggataccagtttgacggttcgataaggtttttttggcttcacactcttcgcttctctacctattttctctggttcaacctacgtcgttgaacaggactattgattACTGGTCTTTTATCAATCATCATAATATTATTGTTACCGTACCAAGAATCGCATAAAAAGTAGTATCACAGCGGGTTTTAGTTTTTGATAAGTATTTTCATCGGTAATGTGAATAAATGGCTCATCTAATTAAGCAGGAACAGGATAAGCATCTGAAGTTTGTCTTAGATCAATCAGAAGAGGGTAAGCACATATTTCTGTTTTCTAAAATTGATGACATCAAGTCCAGTTTTCCTCTCCCCGCAGTCCTTATCGAGTTCTGCAAATTGGCCATCGAGTATGTCAGTAATGGCATTAACGAGAAAAAATGCTCTGTCGCAGCTAGTAAGTATTTAAACGATATAGAAAGCACTGATCCCCATTTGGTAATCCCGGATCTAACATTGCAGAAAAGCTAGAGACAACCTTTGAGACCATTAAAACTTGCGTCGAAGCACTGGTCTGTCTACTGATCGATTCCACCAAGTTGCATATCACCGAGGAGGAGTTTCAAACGCTTCGTACTCTCCAGTATACCGATGGCCAAATAGCCATCCTGTGGCAGTTTGTGAGCAGCAAGCGGAATCTGGTGGAAAACATCCTTAAACATTCCACCGACAGCGAGTTGCACTTCCGAGACCTGGAGTGGCGCTTGGAAGCGAAGGTGGCCTCCAGGGCGATGATCAAACAAGCCACACCGATCATAGCCATGAAGTTGCACCTGGACAGCGAAGTGGTCAACGAGCATAAGGAGAAACTGCAGCCTGATCAGGGCGATGCCGAGACAGGTCAGCTGAGCACTCGGAAGGAAGTCCTGCTGCAAACCGATCCGACTAGTTTGGTGCACTTGATACAGGTGCTGGAGCAGGCTCTAATCGATTCCAAAACTCATCGGGTTAGAAATTTTGTGAAATCATTCCAGAAATAAAATTGAGCAATACGATCATTTGGCTGGCCAAAGTGTACGCTTCATACGAATTTAAAATGTGTGTACCTAGACAAAAAGGATGAACCTGTCAACGGCAGAAAATAGATATAAAAAAGTAATTTGTTCAAGATTTCTTGAATACCTAATCCTCGACCTAATCACTTAAAAGTAACTCCAAAGTGAAATCTTGCAAACTTCGAAAGGATATTATAtattaactcctggaagaattcttataaTAATCTGAAGAGAAAGCCTTGGTGATTGTTTGCTTTAATGAAATGGCAAAGATTACAATGTTTACAAGATGATTACAAGAAAAGCGATTCCCAACTCAAAATACTATTTTATTCCAACAACCAGCTTCCTAACATTTAATAGTATTTTCATCGAAATATTTGTTATACTTCTTCCACTGGTAGCGCTTCTTGGGATCTTTCTTACTCCACGACGGACCAATATTCGGCATCAGACCTGCCTTCTGCGCCATGATCACCAGCGAACTAATTCGTCGCTGCTGGCGCTTACATAACCCGGTTATCCGGCGTGGCAGAATGCATCCGTCGCTTCGCAGATACTGGCTTAGGATCAGCACATCCGTGTGCTTGATGTCCAGCCCCAGGGTGCACTGGGGACAGAACTGCTGCCCGCTGCCGCACTTGATTTCCGCCACCTGCTGCAGCAGCTGATTGGCTCGCGGCGAGGCGACGTATTCCGCACTGATGACCAGCGCATCCTTTTGGGTGGCTTCCTTGACTGTGGGAATTCGGCTGTTAGGAAGCTGATCTCGATTGTGTAGTTTAAAGCTACTTACTTTCCTTAAGATGGCTAACAGGTGTTACACTGAATGTTCTCAAATTATTGAAAAGAAGAGTGTTTACTCGAAAAAATCCGGATTTTACGACACTCGTAAGAGCCATTTTTATAGATTTTGGTTTCACGCCGCAGATGGGCACGATTGTTTTGACAGCACGTTCACGTACCGGTCACGTTCATGAAATCAGAGCAAAACAAACCAAACGACAAACATTTTAGTACAATGTACAAGGGGTCTGCAAATAGTAATAGGCCTCAAAGTAATTGCCCAATTGattacagtcatgacccgctggttgggggcttaatagttgggtgactttttagttggggctccattagttgagctgtcagtcaactaaaaagtacctggatgtcataattcaatgtcaaactgaaaatgacaaccaatctgtaattccgaggggccagctaatgagtttttggtttcttaaacttacTGAtaatcaagaagaatttctattccctgataaaaaagatcatagagatacaacagaatgtattgttacaacacgctgaaatgaatggtagttaccatTAATTcagttgtttaaaacgatagagtgacaacagaccctatggttttccaccatagcatgtattgtaaatggcacttttacaatagaaaatgggggttgttatgtatctttaccataaaaaaatccaaattttctggagcaaactcaagtcaactaccattcaattaaTGGTGTttgtattattgaaatctctagtgccattgattttattgtgcacGTATTGTAGTTTCAATAGAACATTTTCAGTAGGAAAATACATACACAATATAGTTTGTTGTTGAACcgtcaaatttatcattattaaatggtagtttatggtgattttattggaaatttttatcagggtttcatatttcttaaaaaaaaaaaaaacaatatgtacaattacttcgaaacaaatgcaaaacatcggcaatctttattttgtcgaccattgaaagcgttttgtgcttgcattttggtccgggtggtttcataaacatctatattttcacttcaccgactaaaaatgggtgaaaataattatttatcgtattggccatatatgtatcttgcaaaacgtatcagttttgctctaaatgtaaattgaaaaaaattactttttacttccaacctaaacatgatttaaaaaaaacaatgcgcgcgccccttgtgctgctgtcacttcacccaactagcgaatcgaatccgttggttgggtggaggttgtcgctcaacgagcgggttccgactgtattaaTCCAAATGCCAAAAGTGATTTGTGTTCAAACTAATcgtgttttttttgtgaaaactttgttaacatcttttgttctcccgtatttGGACAAATTCAATTCCGTTCACGGAAAaacaatgcactgaacgaaattaTATTTGAGctattccgtttgaagtgcatacctcgcatgaatgatggggagcgggacatttggcataaggtcacttagcgtaaagtcatttggcataatcgaaatgcacccttctttattatgccaagtgtccattatgccaaatgacctttatgTCAaacgtctttatgccaagtgacctcatgccaaatgactttatgccaaatgacacagaccctaaatgatggacgtcatatttgaaccgCGGACCGCGTAGAAAAAACTTCAGTGGATTTATATTACAAACATTATTACAAATAACAAGGACTGATAGCATTCGAGTACCCCTCGTACCCCTGCTTTGTTTTCGCTTGCACACGCGACCAAAATGTTTCGACAACTGTCAAAATTAGTTCCCGGACTTGCACCGCTACCTCCTGTTAGCATCGGAAAATTATCGGTTTCCCGCAGTTTAGTGCAAACAACGCGTCTCATAAGCAAATCTAACCTTCCAAATCTAAACGGCCGTCTCACGATAATCTCAAGAATGTCCACCGATGCCCAGGAAACGAAACGCTTCAAGGAGGACGACGGAACCCGTCAGCTGACGATCGGCACGCACGACGGCATATTCCACTGTGACGAAGTGCTGGCCTGTTTTATGCTCCAACAACTGCCCAAGTACGCGAATGCCACCGTCACCAGGACCAGGAACGGAACGCTACTCGAACAGTGCGACATCGTGGTGGACGTTGGAGCGGTGTTCGATCGTGCGAACAATCGGTTCGATCACCATCAGGCAAGCTTCAACGATACGCTCAATTCGCTGCGACCGGAAATCAAAGTCAAACGGGAAATTCGGTAAGTATTGGGAAGGGGAGTCTCGAAATGgtatttcaaatttgtttttcCCTACAGATTGAGTTCAGCTGGTTTGATTTACACCTACTTCGGAGAAGATGTAATCCGCCAGATCCTGAAGGCGAACGGAATCGAAAATGCCAACGACGAAATGGTCCGGGGAGTGTACCGCAAACTGTACGACACACTGATAGCGGAAATCGATGCCATCGATAATGGCGTGCCGATGTTCGAAGGGGAGCCTAAGTACACCATTAACACGCACCTGAGTGCCCGCGTGAGTCACTTCAATCCGGCGTGGAACGAAGATTCTGGAGACGAGACGGATGCCATGAAACGATTCGAAAAGGCCAAGGACTATGTTGGACAGGAGTTCATCGACAAGGTTCTGTACTACGCCGTAAGATGGTGGCCAGCTCGGGAGATGGTCGAGAATGCTGTTAAGAAACGAATGGAAGTGCACGCTTCCGGCGAAATTTTGGAATTGGAGCATTTCTGTCCGTGGAAGGAGCACTTGTACGAGCTGGAAGAACAGTACGACGTCGTCGGGGTTCCCAAGTACGTGATATACTTCAACAAGGAGAATGACTGGCGCGTGATTTGCGTACCACTGCAACCTGCCAGCTTCGTGTGCAGGAAATTCTTGGCTGCTCCGTGGCGTGGAGTGCGTGACAAGGAGCTGGAGACAGTGTCAGGAATAGAAGGAGCCTCATTCTGCCATCAAACGGGATTTATCGGCGGCAACAAAACGAGAGAAGGTGCTTTGCGGATGGCTGTGGAAAGTTTACAAGCGCAGGAATGAAGCTTCCACAGGTTCACAGATTTGTAGATCACATCTTTTTCTGAATAAAAAATGTGGCATTTCAAATGTTgtattcataaattatattcaccGCCTACAATCTGTGTTTTGTTCATTCAATTTATCATGTTCGTTCTATGAGATAGCTATCTCCGTGTATTTCAAAGTGTTCAAATTTCGGCACATGTATCTTTTTACGTAAATAAGCAACCTGTAAGGAGCGTCTCACATAGCTCTACCTCACAATTCCCTCATCCTTCGATGATAAGCGGTAATGCAGCATGCGCATggctgtccttctgacttcaggtaGGTACGTTTCGAGCATCTGTTCAACAAGGAGTCtaactcaaacagcgtctgttctggtaacCAGCAGCTGAGTATAAAATGCTATATCGTGCCGCTATATCTAAGGTGGTAGCCCATGGTGGCCAAACCTACCGATATTTCGGTAGcccaaacaatttttattttatggctatattggtctttttctactcagagtataagggaatagagatcaaagtggataacgaaatgatagatatgatagtattcgctaggttgcgaacaagtatgaacatttatagaaggtgaaattaggcataggcaagtaggccatgtattgaacgaatacatcgaatgcgtgaaacttctgccgtacgacctgtacTTTTAAACAGattggcttggttggtagttcataccaccttaccaagactggcaaaagtttcaagcacccgactgcctattgacgaatttcgccccaaatcgtattcggagttggcagcaccctctcagattacaatgaaactttctgggtatgtacaccaagactagataagccattttgcatacttagtttcttcaaaatttatctggactgacttttgaaaagggctaagggtcgatttcttcaccctgtcttaagcgttaaaccaggtttaactatatgggtaagcctggcttaccggttaagccgaggtgaagaaatcggccctaaacgtttttttatggattttttaaaaatgtgtttaatcaaaaaatgactactcctacaaaaaagtgttgtatgggtgattatcacaaaataagtcaaattaaaaaaaaaaattctgaaaaaaaatccaaaatgagccctacacacttaaaacagaatgccgagatcggctgtgcagatctcggttaaagttcatttgctgagatctcggttaaacgcttgacgtttaatgtttgatgatagcggcacccatgggtgctgctatgaataaacttgactttttgctgatatctcagtagaattgcgattgccgagcgctcggctgtgcggatctcggcaaaagaatgaaaattagccgagctcaactgagtgtgtacactgaaaaaaatcatttctaaaaattcaaagttgatttaaaaaaaaacaccatttttgattttgatgaaattttgtctcaagacaggtaattatattccctaccaaccgtccatacatcacaagatgggcacttttaaggaaaaaaagtttttctaacaaaaactttttcatgtccaaattattattttttcagagtctttttttaaaaacaaactaaaccagtgaagtaatctcaaaatgcaatgaaacttattgtgtcatatgcgacaatgcaatgcacccatattcacgcagcagcactctagaagtacgaaacaatatagaattagaacacgcatttcctacgtgctgctgtaatttctacccaaacgtttctaccccatgttcttacctaatattaggtaaggctatttattagattcgaactacctaatcgaaaaaaaaacaaatcaagagttgtacctaaagcaaatatgaacaaaacaagaaaatgaatcggtatcattctacgtgttacttctctttggttattaaaggcagttctgaaaagtaatggatcaatcgtataaatcaaaattcaacaaattcaagtgcagtgcaaaaataaacaatccaaagtgcaaccgtcataatctacggggcatgtcattaagattgatagataaaattcattccatgggatatacacatgaaatcgacgaatcgatgagtatttgtgagtcatgtcgtggattgataaatcacaacagaagcccgaatacgaaaaaacgccgatcggatggaaacgacgaaactatgcaaccatcatttagtgggcagcaacatcatgatgttccagaaccagaaccgtcaacgagtggtcaacaaatcgaacatgagctgggtaagtaagccttcaacgtgttagcttcttttatataactcattttgcagctcgttgcaaaactatttttttcagtattcttcgtatttatccaacccggcaagcctcgttggataaatgtactacttgtgcgaaaaaaaatcatttttgcaactcgttgcataaataactatcattaacttcaactgcattcattattatattgttaaccttaacttttatcttacagatatggtaccatctattccatcattggagtcaattccgtcaacggatcaactacagggtccccataatattgagaagtttaataccattgctgaaacattgagtttatcgccaatctcatctagaaacatgagaagtatggaatatcgcataaacaaatcattgcagattacgaaagcagttcgaaaaaatatcttcggaatagattcaacggatgttggcaaagtggaggcgtatgacgagataattatgcagttaaaggataagttcaatcaccctataactgacagaagcgaacagattaaaatactatctgtacttcctaagtcttggtcggtaaataaaatcacaagagagtttaacgcaccaatgtatatggcgaggcaggtgaaggatcttgtttatgaacagggtattctttgtaccaccgaaaaaagaagggggcatggtattgatgacgatacaaaacaaatagtaagagaattttttgatgataatgatatcagcaggccaatgccaggaacaaatgattttgtttctgaggttcgaaatggaaaaaaacaacaagttcaaaaacgacttttgatgatgtcgctcaaagaggcttatatgatttttgtagatatgtacaaaactgtgaatattggtttcacagtatttacacagttgcgaccaaagcattgtattttacttgattctactgttatatataatgtatgcatattagtatgggacaaacatcaaattctcgcgtCAGTCGACTTTTTTAATTCCTTTCAGGTCCTATAtgagctgtgcaaaatttcagcgcaatcggtgaaactataatttagcgcaagcggttcaaagttttcataggatttactatgggaaaagttacactttcagataaaaaattccAGAGTTCACCCTttgcctccttaattcaaatcgatcaacgctttttgtagaaaaatcatttatgaaactttccttcgaagaccacaaaactATTGGATGCTTGTGCAAAAAGTTATTGTTTTTTTACCGATTAGTGTTTCAACGAACggcgttttgttttgttttattcgcagcactgtagctgctgccttggctgctgctgtttctgggggtggtgatgcctcccgccaccccatgcaacaacggcagcagcagtgctgctgataaaacaaaacgaaaagccgttcgttggatcactaatcggtaataaatcaataactttttccacaagcatccaatcgttttgcggccttcgaaggaaagtttcaaaaatgatttttctactagaagcgttgatcgatttgaattaaggagacaaagggcgagctctgggattttttgtttgaaagtgtaacttttcccatagtaaatcctatgcaaactttgaaccgcttgcgctaaattatagtttcaccgattgcgctgaaattttgtacagttcatatgggacctaaatggaatcaaaaaagtcgactggagcgaggatttgtttttttttttcatacaagcgtgtcccatactaatgcatatgtactattcatgaaaatgtaaatttaatgttcaacagtataagaattgtgtcacaagatgaaataatacaaaaaatgctttgcgatatttccaccagaacagataattgctttttccgtgcttgtgaaaagtgtgcttgtaatgaacacattgaagaggaacttacattgatattagaatcaaatgacaaagaagagattata contains:
- the LOC109432402 gene encoding COMM domain-containing protein 2, producing the protein MAHLIKQEQDKHLKFVLDQSEEVLIEFCKLAIEYVSNGINEKKCSVAAKKLETTFETIKTCVEALVCLLIDSTKLHITEEEFQTLRTLQYTDGQIAILWQFVSSKRNLVENILKHSTDSELHFRDLEWRLEAKVASRAMIKQATPIIAMKLHLDSEVVNEHKEKLQPDQGDAETGQLSTRKEVLLQTDPTSLVHLIQVLEQALIDSKTHRVRNFVKSFQK
- the LOC115257435 gene encoding large ribosomal subunit protein mL66, with the translated sequence MALTSVVKSGFFRVNTLLFNNLRTFSVTPVSHLKEIKEATQKDALVISAEYVASPRANQLLQQVAEIKCGSGQQFCPQCTLGLDIKHTDVLILSQYLRSDGCILPRRITGLCKRQQRRISSLVIMAQKAGLMPNIGPSWSKKDPKKRYQWKKYNKYFDENTIKC
- the LOC109400373 gene encoding MYG1 protein, yielding MSTDAQETKRFKEDDGTRQLTIGTHDGIFHCDEVLACFMLQQLPKYANATVTRTRNGTLLEQCDIVVDVGAVFDRANNRFDHHQASFNDTLNSLRPEIKVKREIRLSSAGLIYTYFGEDVIRQILKANGIENANDEMVRGVYRKLYDTLIAEIDAIDNGVPMFEGEPKYTINTHLSARVSHFNPAWNEDSGDETDAMKRFEKAKDYVGQEFIDKVLYYAVRWWPAREMVENAVKKRMEVHASGEILELEHFCPWKEHLYELEEQYDVVGVPKYVIYFNKENDWRVICVPLQPASFVCRKFLAAPWRGVRDKELETVSGIEGASFCHQTGFIGGNKTREGALRMAVESLQAQE
- the LOC134284241 gene encoding uncharacterized protein LOC134284241, which produces MDQSYKSKFNKFKCSAKINNPKCNRHNLRGMSLRLIDKIHSMGYTHEIDESMSICESCRGLINHNRSPNTKKRRSDGNDETMQPSFSGQQHHDVPEPEPSTSGQQIEHELDMVPSIPSLESIPSTDQLQGPHNIEKFNTIAETLSLSPISSRNMRSMEYRINKSLQITKAVRKNIFGIDSTDVGKVEAYDEIIMQLKDKFNHPITDRSEQIKILSVLPKSWSVNKITREFNAPMYMARQVKDLVYEQGILCTTEKRRGHGIDDDTKQIVREFFDDNDISRPMPGTNDFVSEVRNGKKQQVQKRLLMMSLKEAYMIFVDMYKTVNIGFTVFTQLRPKHCILLDSTVIYNVCILVWDKHQILALPISKKTIWTSYQKADLLAMKVAQPGLGKAAC